One window of Salegentibacter sp. Hel_I_6 genomic DNA carries:
- a CDS encoding OmpA family protein, giving the protein MKKLYYLSLFFFVFSMSLQAQYGKQKKADKLYNNLAYMEAVEIYKDLIENDYSTRDNRLKLAETYMKLRSPENAVFYYEDILKDSSEVSAEYYYEYAKALRGVKRYDESREWLQKYLDSKGKKSGRMNNILESKPAEIQTTYTLEKSDFNSEFSDFGAFKQNGETYFVSARNSENSDKEYSWNEEPFLDIYKLNSSGEASPISGEINTKLHDGPVSISPDGETLYFTRNNYFQNKEGKRDKEATNHLKIYSAQRSGNSWENIQELPINNNEYSVGHPSVSEDGSSLYFTSNMPGGEGGTDLYKVSINGNNSFGNPENLGDLINTAEDESFPFIDEEGALYFSSTGHGGYGLADIYKINLKDETSEVQNLGETINSNLDDFSYFRESGSNAGFIASNREGSDNIYGFNQLLPLILKGTVTDAVNGDPIAQATIRLFDENNEQIAFLETDEDGNYQTTVNRNVQIPLEAKQIEYKNFNDTLSTQDMEDSEEMEYNIALQPVADVDYLAEIKNIYFDFDKSNIRPDAAKELDKLVTLMQEKYPDLVLEIGSHTDKRGSEIYNEALAKRRAKATRDYLVENGISEDRIKEEGYGERQPAIECDRCSKEEHQLNRRSMFSVLKME; this is encoded by the coding sequence ATGAAAAAACTATACTATTTAAGCCTATTTTTCTTCGTGTTTAGCATGTCGCTACAGGCACAATACGGCAAACAAAAAAAGGCAGATAAACTTTATAATAACCTGGCTTATATGGAAGCGGTAGAGATTTATAAAGATCTTATTGAAAACGATTATAGCACCAGGGACAACAGATTAAAGCTGGCCGAGACTTATATGAAATTAAGAAGCCCCGAAAATGCGGTTTTCTATTATGAAGATATACTTAAAGACTCTTCTGAAGTTTCTGCGGAATATTATTATGAATACGCAAAAGCATTACGAGGCGTAAAAAGATATGATGAATCGCGGGAATGGCTACAAAAGTATTTGGATAGTAAGGGTAAAAAATCAGGTAGAATGAACAATATACTGGAAAGTAAGCCTGCTGAAATTCAAACTACCTATACCCTAGAAAAAAGTGATTTTAATTCAGAATTCAGTGATTTTGGAGCTTTTAAGCAAAATGGTGAAACCTATTTCGTTTCAGCAAGAAATTCAGAGAATTCAGATAAAGAATATTCCTGGAATGAAGAGCCATTTTTAGATATCTATAAATTAAATTCCAGCGGTGAGGCCTCCCCTATTTCCGGAGAAATCAATACTAAATTGCATGATGGGCCTGTAAGTATTAGTCCAGATGGAGAAACTCTTTACTTTACCAGAAATAACTATTTTCAGAATAAAGAGGGAAAAAGAGATAAGGAAGCTACCAATCATTTAAAGATCTATTCAGCGCAAAGATCTGGGAATAGCTGGGAGAATATTCAGGAATTACCTATAAACAATAATGAATATTCTGTGGGCCATCCCTCGGTTTCTGAAGATGGAAGCAGCCTTTATTTCACCTCAAATATGCCGGGCGGTGAAGGCGGCACCGATCTTTATAAAGTTTCTATAAATGGCAATAATAGCTTTGGAAATCCAGAAAACCTGGGAGATTTAATTAATACCGCTGAAGATGAAAGTTTTCCTTTTATAGATGAAGAAGGAGCGCTTTACTTCTCTTCCACCGGCCACGGTGGTTATGGTTTAGCCGATATTTATAAAATTAATTTAAAAGATGAGACTTCTGAAGTTCAAAACCTGGGAGAAACTATAAATAGCAATCTTGATGATTTTAGCTATTTCAGGGAATCTGGCAGTAATGCAGGGTTTATAGCTTCAAACAGAGAGGGATCAGATAATATTTACGGGTTTAATCAATTACTGCCTCTTATATTAAAAGGAACAGTTACAGATGCAGTAAATGGAGATCCTATCGCTCAAGCAACAATTAGGCTTTTTGATGAAAATAACGAGCAAATCGCATTTTTGGAAACTGATGAAGATGGAAATTACCAAACTACTGTAAATAGAAATGTGCAGATTCCTCTGGAAGCAAAACAAATAGAATACAAAAATTTTAATGATACCCTAAGCACCCAGGATATGGAAGATTCTGAGGAAATGGAATATAATATCGCATTACAACCGGTTGCCGATGTTGATTACCTTGCAGAAATTAAAAATATTTATTTCGACTTCGATAAAAGTAATATTCGTCCAGATGCCGCAAAAGAATTGGATAAGCTTGTCACATTAATGCAAGAGAAATATCCCGATCTGGTACTGGAAATTGGATCGCATACGGACAAAAGAGGTAGTGAAATATACAACGAAGCTTTGGCAAAACGCAGGGCAAAAGCTACACGCGACTATTTAGTAGAAAATGGAATAAGCGAAGATAGAATTAAAGAAGAAGGTTATGGTGAGCGCCAACCGGCAATAGAATGTGATAGATGTTCTAAAGAAGAACATCAACTTAACCGACGTTCTATGTTTAGCGTTTTAAAAATGGAATAA
- a CDS encoding CAP domain-containing protein, producing the protein MRKSTLRLFMLVLLAVSTVSCAKESLVEEVNSYNHTFEEKVNYNYSEIERDILALVNEHRKSLDLEALEPIAEISVEAESHNFYMLEVGEVSHDNFGARYENLVKTVGAKAVSENVGYGYRTADAVVKAWLNSAGHKKNIEGNHSHFGVSVVDDENGRNYFTNIFIRR; encoded by the coding sequence ATGAGAAAAAGTACACTACGGTTATTTATGCTTGTTTTACTCGCTGTTTCAACGGTTTCTTGTGCTAAAGAAAGCCTAGTAGAAGAAGTAAATTCCTACAATCATACATTTGAAGAAAAAGTTAATTATAATTATTCTGAAATTGAAAGGGATATTCTCGCTTTAGTAAATGAACATAGAAAAAGTTTAGATCTTGAAGCCCTTGAACCAATTGCTGAAATTTCAGTTGAAGCAGAATCTCATAATTTTTACATGCTTGAAGTAGGGGAAGTGAGCCACGATAATTTTGGTGCGCGTTATGAAAATTTAGTGAAAACTGTAGGAGCAAAAGCCGTTAGTGAAAATGTAGGTTATGGATACCGTACTGCTGATGCCGTGGTTAAGGCATGGTTAAATAGTGCAGGACATAAAAAAAATATAGAAGGGAATCATTCTCATTTTGGAGTTTCAGTTGTAGACGATGAAAATGGAAGAAATTATTTCACCAATATCTTTATTAGAAGGTAA
- a CDS encoding ribonuclease Z, with protein sequence MKLNILGCYAATPRSFTNPTSQVLEMKNQLFLIDCGEGTQVQLRRNKIKFSKIKHIFISHLHGDHCYGLVGLISTFRLLNRESELHVYGPRGIKEIITLQLKLSNSWTNYPLYFHELTSKEPQLIYEDEKVTVETIPLIHRIYTNGFLFKEKPGDRKLLINRAVEYNIDVSLYKSLKKGKDVVSETGELIPNQLVTDEPAPSKSYAYCSDTVFNQKMIPQISGTTVLYHESTFLEDKAGLAFPTKHSTAKEAALIAKEAGVKKLILGHYSTRYTNINLFREEAATIFPEVDLADDGKVFVFE encoded by the coding sequence ATGAAGCTCAATATTCTTGGTTGCTATGCCGCTACTCCCCGTAGTTTCACCAATCCTACCTCCCAGGTACTGGAAATGAAAAATCAATTGTTTCTAATTGATTGTGGGGAAGGAACGCAGGTGCAGTTAAGACGAAATAAGATTAAGTTCTCTAAAATAAAACACATATTTATTTCCCACCTTCACGGGGATCATTGTTACGGCCTGGTTGGTCTAATTTCTACGTTTAGACTGTTAAATCGTGAATCTGAATTACACGTTTATGGGCCTAGGGGAATTAAAGAAATTATCACTTTACAATTAAAACTGTCTAATTCCTGGACTAATTATCCACTATATTTTCACGAGTTAACGAGTAAAGAACCTCAGCTTATTTATGAAGATGAAAAGGTAACTGTAGAAACTATTCCTCTAATTCATAGAATCTATACGAACGGTTTTCTGTTTAAAGAGAAGCCCGGAGATCGTAAATTACTTATCAATAGAGCCGTAGAATATAATATTGATGTTTCTCTTTACAAAAGTTTAAAAAAAGGAAAAGACGTGGTTTCTGAAACCGGAGAACTAATTCCTAATCAACTAGTAACTGACGAACCTGCTCCTTCAAAAAGCTATGCATATTGCAGTGATACTGTTTTCAATCAAAAAATGATTCCGCAGATAAGCGGTACAACCGTTTTATATCACGAATCTACTTTCCTAGAAGATAAAGCCGGTCTTGCCTTCCCAACAAAACACAGTACGGCCAAAGAAGCCGCCCTAATTGCCAAAGAGGCCGGAGTAAAAAAGCTTATTCTAGGTCATTATTCTACCCGATATACCAACATTAATTTGTTTAGAGAAGAAGCCGCTACCATATTCCCTGAGGTTGATTTAGCCGATGATGGGAAGGTTTTTGTCTTTGAATAA
- a CDS encoding aspartate carbamoyltransferase catalytic subunit, with protein sequence MSELSVDHLLGIKYLNKEDIELIFKTADHFKEVINRPIKKVPSLRDITIANLFFENSTRTRLSFELAEKRLSADVVNFSAASSSVKKGETLIDTVNNILSMKVDMVVMRHPNPGAGIFLSRHVKASIINAGDGAHEHPTQALLDTYSIRERLGEVKGKKVVIVGDILHSRVALSNIFALKLQGAEVKVCGPKTLLPKHIESLGVKVETDLKKALEWCDVANMLRVQNERMDISYFPSTREYAQQFQLNKKMLESLNKEIVIMHPGPINRGVEITSDVADAENAIILDQVQNGVAVRMAVIYLLASKINR encoded by the coding sequence ATGAGCGAATTAAGTGTAGATCACTTACTGGGCATTAAATATCTAAACAAAGAAGATATTGAGCTTATTTTTAAAACTGCCGATCATTTTAAGGAAGTGATTAACCGGCCCATTAAAAAAGTCCCTTCGCTTAGAGATATTACCATTGCCAATTTATTTTTCGAAAATTCTACCAGAACCAGACTTTCCTTTGAACTTGCCGAAAAACGATTAAGTGCCGATGTTGTAAATTTCTCGGCAGCATCTTCCTCGGTTAAAAAAGGAGAAACCCTTATTGATACCGTAAACAACATCTTATCTATGAAAGTAGATATGGTTGTTATGAGGCATCCTAACCCCGGGGCGGGAATCTTTCTTTCACGCCATGTAAAAGCAAGTATAATCAATGCGGGAGATGGCGCTCACGAGCATCCTACCCAGGCGCTTTTAGATACGTATTCCATACGTGAGCGCTTAGGGGAAGTTAAAGGCAAAAAAGTGGTTATTGTAGGCGATATTTTACATAGTAGGGTAGCGCTTTCTAATATCTTTGCACTAAAGCTTCAGGGAGCTGAGGTAAAGGTTTGCGGGCCTAAAACACTTTTACCAAAACATATTGAGTCTTTGGGCGTAAAAGTTGAAACCGATCTTAAAAAAGCCCTGGAATGGTGTGATGTTGCTAATATGCTTAGAGTTCAGAACGAGCGAATGGATATTAGTTATTTTCCAAGTACCAGGGAATATGCTCAGCAATTTCAACTGAATAAAAAAATGCTGGAAAGCCTGAATAAGGAAATAGTAATTATGCACCCAGGGCCAATAAACCGTGGCGTTGAAATTACCAGTGATGTTGCCGATGCGGAAAATGCGATTATTCTTGACCAGGTCCAAAATGGTGTTGCCGTAAGAATGGCAGTGATCTATTTGCTGGCTTCAAAGATTAATCGTTAA
- the pyrR gene encoding bifunctional pyr operon transcriptional regulator/uracil phosphoribosyltransferase PyrR — MGQRILLNAVEINIILHRLACQLVENHTDFKNTVIIGIQPRGVFLAERIIKILKEEYQIKDLDYGHLDITFYRDDFRRGEKPLEANKTKIDFIVEDKKVVFIDDVLYTGRSIRAALTAVQSFGRPAEIELLSFIDRRFSRHLPIQPDYNGRQVDAINEEKVIVNWKENDGEDVVYLVSK; from the coding sequence ATGGGTCAAAGAATATTACTGAATGCTGTTGAAATAAATATTATTCTGCATCGTCTTGCCTGCCAGTTAGTTGAAAATCACACCGATTTTAAAAACACTGTAATTATTGGCATCCAGCCCAGGGGAGTTTTTCTTGCTGAACGGATTATTAAAATATTAAAGGAAGAATATCAAATTAAAGACCTTGATTATGGGCATTTAGATATTACCTTTTACCGCGACGATTTTAGAAGAGGAGAGAAACCGCTTGAAGCCAACAAGACTAAAATTGATTTTATAGTAGAAGATAAAAAAGTTGTTTTTATTGACGACGTGCTATACACAGGCCGAAGCATTAGAGCTGCTTTAACCGCGGTTCAATCTTTTGGCAGACCTGCCGAAATTGAATTATTGAGTTTTATAGACAGGCGATTTAGCCGGCATTTACCTATTCAGCCAGATTATAACGGGAGGCAGGTAGATGCAATAAATGAAGAAAAAGTAATAGTAAACTGGAAAGAAAACGATGGCGAAGACGTGGTTTATCTTGTTTCTAAATAA
- a CDS encoding DUF302 domain-containing protein, with translation MSYYFYTTLKEKDFNKAIDQVTAALKEEGFGVLTEIDVKETLKKKIDVEFKKYKILGACNPEFAHKALKSEDKIGVFLPCNVIVEENDHGEIEVSAVDPISSMQAAKNNDLEEIATEVQQKLRKIIASLN, from the coding sequence ATGAGCTATTATTTCTACACTACTTTAAAGGAAAAGGATTTTAACAAAGCCATAGACCAGGTTACTGCAGCTTTAAAAGAGGAAGGATTTGGTGTACTTACCGAGATTGACGTAAAAGAAACTCTTAAGAAGAAAATAGATGTAGAATTTAAGAAATATAAAATCCTTGGAGCCTGCAATCCAGAATTTGCGCACAAAGCGTTAAAAAGTGAAGATAAAATTGGAGTTTTTCTACCCTGCAATGTGATAGTAGAAGAAAATGATCATGGTGAGATTGAGGTTTCAGCGGTAGATCCAATATCTTCTATGCAGGCAGCTAAAAATAACGATTTAGAAGAAATCGCTACTGAAGTTCAGCAAAAGCTAAGGAAAATTATAGCCTCCTTGAATTAG
- a CDS encoding phosphoribosylpyrophosphate synthetase yields MLVERHDYETVSQAINGLATRGYTTDFQLEPEKDKIIDPKGSFELSPEEFEIDEIYRFEGMTDPGDEMIVYAISSINHKVKGVLVNAFGTYSDSNTYNIVKRLHKHL; encoded by the coding sequence ATGCTGGTAGAAAGACACGATTACGAAACAGTTAGCCAGGCAATTAATGGTCTGGCTACGCGCGGTTATACTACCGATTTTCAATTAGAGCCCGAAAAAGATAAAATTATAGATCCTAAAGGTTCATTTGAACTTTCTCCCGAAGAATTTGAAATTGACGAAATTTATCGTTTTGAAGGAATGACAGATCCCGGCGATGAAATGATAGTATACGCCATCTCTTCCATTAATCATAAGGTTAAAGGTGTTTTAGTAAATGCTTTTGGCACTTATTCTGATTCAAATACTTATAACATTGTGAAACGGCTGCATAAACATCTTTAG
- a CDS encoding cation-translocating P-type ATPase, with amino-acid sequence MGRRIYNNLKKAIQYIISIHIPIILTVFIPLALGWIYPNIFSPVHIIFLELIMGPTCSIIYENEPAEENILKQKPRAATQNFFNVKELSLSIIQGIGISAGTLGAYQFAVSSGYSEDLTRSMVFSCLITANIFLTLVNRSFFYSVITSLSYKNKLIPIIIGITTLLSATMLYWKPLRIFFEFGEISINQLLLSILIGFLSVVWIEVYKLYKRKTKFSHL; translated from the coding sequence ATGGGTAGGAGAATTTACAACAACCTAAAAAAGGCAATTCAGTATATAATTTCCATTCATATTCCCATAATTCTTACCGTATTTATACCGCTGGCTTTAGGATGGATTTACCCAAATATCTTTTCTCCTGTACATATTATTTTTCTTGAATTAATTATGGGGCCAACCTGCTCTATTATTTATGAGAATGAACCGGCTGAGGAAAATATTTTAAAACAAAAACCAAGAGCTGCAACCCAAAATTTTTTCAATGTAAAAGAATTAAGTTTAAGTATAATCCAGGGAATTGGTATTTCGGCAGGAACCCTTGGTGCGTATCAGTTTGCAGTTTCTTCAGGCTATTCTGAAGATCTTACCCGCAGCATGGTTTTTAGCTGTTTAATCACCGCAAATATTTTTTTAACTCTCGTAAATCGTTCTTTCTTTTATTCGGTAATTACTAGCCTTTCTTATAAAAACAAGCTTATTCCTATAATAATTGGGATTACCACATTATTAAGTGCCACCATGCTATACTGGAAACCTTTAAGGATTTTCTTTGAATTCGGGGAAATTTCAATAAATCAATTATTATTAAGCATCCTCATAGGGTTTTTATCGGTAGTCTGGATTGAAGTTTATAAATTGTACAAACGCAAGACAAAATTCAGTCATTTATAG
- a CDS encoding ring-cleaving dioxygenase: MEDKILGLHHITAIAGSAQRNYDFYTKVLGLRMVKKTVNFDDPQTYHFYFGDKVGSPGSILTFFPWERVKKGKNGVGMATEIGYSVPEGSLDFWQKRFEKFGVEFGKIREQFGEQYLQFRDPDGLNLKLIIPKHEDNREAWETDEIKREVGLKGFHSVTLTLYNVGPTASILTDIFEYELEEKAGEFYRYKTKAVENAAIIDIHEDPTAEPGINAGGTNHHIAFRVKDEETQMRFREKIVQKGLQITDKIDRDYFFSLYFREPGGVLFEIATDNPGFTRDESVEELGSNLKLPDQYEQARERIERLLPDLKM, encoded by the coding sequence ATGGAAGATAAAATACTTGGTTTACACCATATAACGGCAATAGCAGGAAGCGCTCAACGCAACTATGATTTTTACACTAAAGTACTTGGATTAAGAATGGTTAAGAAAACGGTGAATTTTGATGACCCGCAAACCTATCATTTTTATTTTGGTGATAAAGTAGGCAGCCCGGGAAGTATTCTTACTTTTTTCCCCTGGGAACGGGTAAAAAAAGGAAAAAATGGAGTGGGAATGGCAACCGAAATTGGCTATTCTGTGCCAGAAGGAAGCCTGGATTTCTGGCAAAAACGTTTTGAAAAATTTGGTGTTGAATTTGGTAAAATTAGAGAGCAATTTGGTGAGCAATATTTACAATTTCGCGATCCAGACGGACTTAATTTAAAACTGATAATTCCTAAACACGAAGACAATCGCGAAGCCTGGGAGACAGATGAAATTAAGAGAGAAGTTGGTTTAAAAGGTTTTCATAGCGTCACGCTTACCCTTTATAATGTAGGGCCAACGGCCAGTATTCTCACTGATATTTTTGAATATGAACTGGAAGAAAAAGCCGGTGAATTTTATCGTTATAAAACCAAGGCGGTAGAAAATGCAGCTATTATAGACATTCATGAAGATCCTACTGCCGAACCTGGAATTAACGCTGGAGGAACAAACCATCATATCGCTTTTAGAGTTAAAGATGAAGAAACCCAGATGCGTTTTCGGGAAAAAATTGTTCAGAAAGGTCTGCAAATTACAGACAAAATAGACCGTGATTATTTCTTCTCGCTCTACTTTAGGGAGCCCGGCGGAGTCTTATTTGAAATCGCCACCGATAATCCCGGGTTTACAAGGGACGAAAGCGTGGAGGAACTTGGAAGTAATTTAAAGTTACCCGATCAATACGAACAGGCCCGGGAACGAATTGAACGCCTGCTACCTGATCTAAAAATGTAA
- a CDS encoding DUF6132 family protein, translating into MSFLNNHKLILAGAFIGALAGFVYYSFIGCNSGTCAITSQPVNSTIYGAMMGGLLFNIFKSKKSEVAMNIEQLIKENKGTIVDVRTPNEFQSGHINNSVNIPLHELSNRYDEFSKMEKPFIMVCRSGNRSGLATEMLNKKNIEAYNGGAWDAVDGILNK; encoded by the coding sequence ATGAGTTTTCTGAATAATCATAAGCTTATCCTTGCAGGAGCCTTTATTGGTGCACTTGCCGGTTTCGTTTACTATAGTTTTATAGGATGCAATTCCGGAACCTGCGCCATAACCTCCCAACCGGTTAACAGCACAATTTATGGTGCTATGATGGGTGGCTTATTATTCAACATATTTAAATCTAAAAAAAGTGAAGTAGCTATGAACATAGAGCAATTAATCAAAGAAAATAAAGGAACTATTGTAGACGTAAGAACACCTAACGAGTTTCAAAGCGGGCATATAAACAACTCGGTAAATATACCCTTGCATGAACTTTCTAATCGATATGATGAATTTAGCAAAATGGAGAAACCATTTATTATGGTTTGCCGAAGCGGAAACCGCAGCGGTTTAGCTACAGAAATGCTAAATAAAAAGAATATTGAAGCTTATAATGGTGGCGCCTGGGATGCCGTTGATGGGATTCTAAATAAATAA
- a CDS encoding class I SAM-dependent methyltransferase, which yields MKDNFSSQSSFYARYRPTYPQELYAFLKRNLAETEKAWDCGTGNGQVAGELSKFFREVKASDISKQQLENAVKHSNIDYSLQPAEKTNYPDNSFDLITVAQAFHWFKFDAFFNEAKRVLKPNGIIAIIGYSLFKSNPETNKIIEDFYENLIGPYWDVERKYLDEHYQTIPFPFREIKSPQFKQEYLWTFGHLIGYLKTWSAVKHYENAKGENPVDLVKNDLQKAFGNQNKVVFPILTRIGEI from the coding sequence ATGAAAGATAATTTCTCTTCTCAGTCCTCTTTTTATGCTAGATATAGACCTACATATCCGCAGGAATTATATGCTTTTTTGAAAAGAAATTTGGCTGAAACAGAAAAGGCCTGGGATTGCGGGACAGGGAATGGACAGGTAGCAGGGGAACTTTCTAAATTCTTCAGGGAAGTAAAGGCGAGTGATATTAGTAAACAGCAATTAGAAAATGCGGTAAAACATTCAAATATTGATTATTCGCTTCAACCAGCCGAAAAAACGAACTATCCCGATAATAGTTTTGATCTTATCACCGTTGCGCAGGCTTTTCATTGGTTCAAATTTGATGCTTTTTTTAACGAGGCAAAACGCGTCTTAAAACCCAATGGAATTATTGCTATAATTGGTTATTCCTTATTTAAAAGTAATCCTGAAACCAATAAAATAATTGAAGACTTTTACGAAAACCTGATTGGACCATATTGGGATGTGGAACGAAAATACTTAGATGAACATTATCAAACAATACCTTTTCCGTTCAGGGAGATAAAATCCCCGCAATTTAAGCAAGAGTATTTATGGACGTTTGGTCATCTTATTGGTTATTTAAAAACCTGGAGCGCCGTAAAGCACTACGAAAATGCGAAGGGAGAAAATCCTGTAGATTTGGTTAAAAATGATCTACAAAAAGCTTTTGGAAATCAGAATAAAGTGGTTTTTCCTATCTTAACCAGGATAGGTGAAATTTAA
- the ychF gene encoding redox-regulated ATPase YchF, which produces MKAGIVGLPNVGKSTLFNCLSNAKAQSANFPFCTIEPNVGVVNVPDSRLERLESLVNPEKVQPATVEIVDIAGLVKGASKGEGLGNQFLGNIRETDAILHVLRCFDNDNIVHVDGSIDPIRDKETIDMELQLKDLETAEKKLEKVKRAARTGNKEAQKEEAALNKVKQGLEAGKSVRAIDLTEDQRKEFIKPLQFITDKPVMYVCNVDEGAAVSGNAHVERVKEAVKEENAEVLVLAVGTEADITELEDYEERQMFLQDIGLEEPGAAKLIRGAYSLLNLQTYFTAGVKEVRAWTIPVGSSAPQAAGVIHTDFEKGFIRAEVIAYEDFDQLGSEAKVKEAGKMRVEGKDYIVKDGDVMHFRFNV; this is translated from the coding sequence ATGAAAGCCGGAATTGTAGGATTACCAAATGTAGGAAAATCAACGCTTTTTAATTGTCTTTCTAATGCAAAGGCGCAAAGCGCAAATTTCCCTTTTTGTACCATAGAGCCTAATGTAGGAGTGGTTAATGTACCAGATTCCAGATTAGAACGCCTGGAAAGTTTGGTTAATCCTGAGAAAGTACAACCGGCTACCGTAGAGATCGTAGATATTGCAGGATTGGTAAAAGGTGCTAGTAAAGGTGAAGGTCTTGGAAACCAGTTTTTGGGTAATATTCGTGAGACCGATGCTATTCTTCACGTATTGCGTTGTTTTGACAATGATAATATTGTGCACGTAGACGGTTCCATAGATCCTATTCGAGATAAGGAGACTATAGATATGGAACTTCAATTAAAAGACCTTGAAACTGCAGAAAAGAAACTTGAAAAAGTAAAACGAGCAGCTAGAACCGGAAATAAAGAGGCACAAAAAGAAGAAGCAGCTCTTAATAAAGTAAAGCAAGGACTTGAAGCTGGGAAATCTGTTAGGGCTATTGATCTTACCGAAGACCAAAGAAAAGAATTTATAAAACCATTACAGTTTATTACCGATAAACCGGTGATGTATGTTTGTAATGTAGATGAAGGTGCTGCAGTTTCTGGAAATGCACATGTAGAACGTGTAAAAGAAGCAGTAAAGGAAGAAAATGCTGAGGTTTTAGTGCTAGCCGTAGGAACCGAAGCCGATATTACCGAACTTGAGGATTATGAAGAGCGTCAAATGTTTCTTCAGGATATAGGTTTAGAAGAGCCTGGAGCTGCTAAGCTTATTCGTGGGGCGTATAGTTTATTAAATCTTCAAACATATTTTACTGCAGGTGTTAAAGAAGTTCGTGCCTGGACTATTCCTGTAGGCTCCAGTGCTCCACAAGCGGCTGGAGTAATTCATACCGATTTTGAAAAGGGATTTATTCGTGCCGAAGTAATCGCTTACGAAGATTTTGATCAATTGGGAAGTGAGGCCAAAGTAAAAGAAGCCGGAAAAATGCGTGTAGAAGGAAAAGATTATATCGTTAAAGATGGTGATGTAATGCACTTCAGGTTTAACGTGTAA
- a CDS encoding C1 family peptidase — translation MKKFQILLLAISLSVISCYTDRDDLNSEGRNPNNPEIPQEHENQFVTEDGEVFSTGLDCNGTGEYNIDSANLLENISIPDSIPANFDLSENLPPVRNQGNLGSCVSWATSYYMKSFQEKIESGLPYSEANIFSPSYTYNQLTGDDCGGTSIQETLALIEEQGVATLELFPYMDDNCTTQPDETVTEAASDARISDFKALSGENMIAEMKTLITQQNPIVIGAVLSPEFGKTDSFGLSAYREHSVDYDEVTCHAMLVIGFDDEVNAFKVVNSWGQGWGDAGFVWIDYQAFENVTDENATFKVINEAYVAFDL, via the coding sequence ATGAAAAAATTTCAAATTCTATTACTTGCCATTAGTCTAAGTGTAATTTCCTGTTATACTGATAGGGACGACTTAAATTCTGAAGGTAGAAATCCCAATAACCCCGAAATTCCACAAGAACACGAAAATCAATTTGTTACTGAAGATGGAGAAGTTTTTTCAACGGGTTTAGATTGCAATGGTACGGGAGAGTATAATATAGATTCTGCAAATTTACTTGAAAACATCAGCATACCTGATAGCATCCCAGCTAACTTTGATCTGTCCGAAAATCTTCCGCCGGTAAGAAACCAGGGCAACCTGGGATCTTGCGTTTCCTGGGCTACAAGTTATTATATGAAGTCTTTTCAAGAAAAAATTGAATCTGGATTACCTTATTCCGAAGCAAATATTTTCAGCCCGTCTTACACTTATAATCAACTTACCGGCGATGATTGTGGTGGGACTTCCATCCAAGAAACCCTCGCTTTAATTGAGGAACAGGGCGTTGCTACCTTAGAGCTGTTTCCCTATATGGACGATAATTGTACCACCCAACCAGACGAAACGGTAACTGAAGCGGCCAGCGATGCAAGAATATCAGATTTTAAAGCTTTAAGCGGGGAAAATATGATTGCTGAAATGAAAACCCTCATCACCCAACAAAATCCTATTGTTATAGGCGCAGTTCTTTCTCCTGAGTTTGGTAAAACCGATAGTTTCGGTTTGAGCGCCTACCGGGAACACAGTGTAGATTATGATGAAGTAACCTGTCACGCGATGTTAGTGATTGGTTTTGATGACGAAGTAAATGCCTTTAAAGTAGTAAATTCCTGGGGGCAAGGCTGGGGAGATGCCGGTTTTGTATGGATAGATTACCAGGCCTTTGAAAATGTTACCGATGAGAATGCTACATTTAAAGTAATCAATGAGGCTTATGTAGCTTTTGATCTTTAA